From Nitrospirota bacterium, a single genomic window includes:
- a CDS encoding PilZ domain-containing protein — protein MERRAYERIPLPSRVQVKFLLGNMIYPGVVTNISESGMFIGTKLSFPVGTEIDIAVILPSEEVLKIPVKVRRTIKSDAFYEYEYHDSNGMGVELMTIPHSYQQFVSELRNTYYC, from the coding sequence ATGGAAAGACGAGCCTATGAAAGAATACCGCTTCCTTCAAGAGTTCAGGTAAAATTTCTGCTTGGCAATATGATTTATCCCGGGGTTGTGACCAATATTTCAGAATCCGGTATGTTCATAGGCACAAAGCTGTCTTTCCCTGTCGGGACGGAAATTGACATTGCGGTTATCCTTCCTTCGGAAGAAGTCTTAAAAATTCCCGTCAAGGTCAGAAGGACCATAAAATCTGATGCATTTTATGAATATGAATATCACGACAGCAACGGCATGGGGGTAGAGCTTATGACTATACCTCACAGTTATCAGCAATTTGTAAGCGAACTCAGGAATACTTATTATTGTTAA